The DNA segment GCAAGCAAAGTCAAGTCTGGTTCACAAACCAAATCTAAAGTCAGCAGGGGGTGAGTGTGGCTTTGCAGAAAGCTTCATACAGAAATCATGCAGGCACTTGTGTCTTACTGTGCCTCTGtggttttgtgtgtttgctCCAGGTGTCACAGGCTCGTCACATCTCTTCGACTACGGCTCCACTGCCAACGGAGGGGACAACTCCTTCTACACCTCCCTGATCTCCGATGTCCACTACACCACCCCGAGGGACTCCACCTATTTCACAGGCATCTATCAGCAGGAAAACACCCCCATTCCCTGCTCGGGCAGCACGGAGGGGTTTAATGCTCTGGGCCATCCTGTTCAAGACGTGACTGGGTTTGAGTCCCGTGGCTTGTTTAGCTCAGACTCGGGAATAGAGATGACTCCTGCAGAGTCTACTGAAGTCGACAAAACCTTAGCAGATCCCATGAAAGTAGAAGCTTACAAATACATGGACATGAGTAGATCAGAAGAAATAAAGTACCAAGAAACACACGACTCTGACTCAGAAGATGAGAGCCCAGGCCTTAGTGATAAGTACCGGGGAACACCCGCGGGGTCCAGCCACGCCGCTGAGCCTCCACGGACGCCTTCGGAGAGCACAAAGGCAGCCAAGGAACAAGACCTGCTGGAAGACAGAAAGTCTGGGGGTCAGCACAGTCCCTCTGTGGCTACAACCCCTGTCAAGATCACGCTCACTGAGACAGAAAGCACCAAGGAAGCTGCCAGCAGAGAGCCGAGCCCGACTCAGCCGGACACCGGCCTGAAGCCAAGCCATGAGGTGGTGCCGACGGTGACGGTGTCAGAGCCGGAGGATGACAGCCCAGGATCTGTCACACCACCCTCCTCTGGCACAGGTAATGCTGGTGTTGGTGCAGAGCACTGAGGGTTTTGCTGCTCAATAAGTGGTTGCAATTGCACCCACCACATTGGAGAATTACcatggagttttggggtgagTTTAACGGGGTGTGGGAGGGCACTGACAAGTCTCCATGGCTGGAGGTGTTTGTGCTCTCCTCTGGCACCAGTTTGTGTAGCCAAAGGGAAGGGGGaggctgtgggaatccagagcttccctctggctgccctggcaggtctgggaccctggcaggggtcaggaacccccttggacagagcccccagagacactgcctgtgatctctgtccatggaaaagagttttcaatcttacaggatgaattacaagctctgagtgtttgatataagtaataattaagtgtagcacgggtgcaaaagtagaattttaggattctagattaggggttcaaaggggacaagatggaggaaattgggtgtgtcttgtcctttttctccttcttcatgccctccatgtttcactgtagtgttggcatttttctgttggttcaggctggggacacactgtccaacgtaggtgacagatattggcacgttattgtaaatccagcacaggtagtttctggtatttaatgtttgtaacatcccactgagggcagagccccacacgctgccctgcaggacagagctgcggcagggcagcagaacatgttagagataaacagaataaacaaccctgaaaccagcacagaccaattatggcttctgctttggcaacgggacagaaagacagagactttttacaatctcagaatcatcaatacctcagattccaacaggaGGCAAACTGTGCTCCCCATCATGACACGCTGCTCAGGATGGGCTGCCCTTGCTGTATGGAAAGGGATCCAGGCCTGCTGAGATCCTCAGGGATCTCTCCTCCAGGGGAAGCAGCGTCCCTGTGGGCATCTTCATCTAGGCCATAGTTTGAGATGGATCCTGGTGGTTTGTGGGTCTCTTGGTCACCCTGGCTGCCCTGGTTCCCCAAGGGAAATGAGATGTGTGGGATCAGGGCAATGCAACTGACTGGGCTGATATCATGAAAATTTTAATGGCTGGATTAGCATCTCTTTGTCCTTGTAGAAAATAAGGTTAAGTTGTTAAAAATCAGTGCTGTTTTCATGtcaaagtgctgattttataaAGTGCTGTGGAGAGAAATGCTGTCACCTCATTTACAAAGGGGACTGGAGGGACAAAGGGCCAGCCTCTTTAAAAGACTCCAGACTGCAACTGAGGGGTTACCAAAACCCCATGtttatacattttttcttctgtctgagttcagtgacagaaaaccaaatttttagattgaaaattaaatttcagtgTCCTGGATCAAAATCCTTTAACAATAAACATTTGACAATGAACATGCCCTAGCTGAAACTTCCATTGCTTCAATTTTAtttagaaacattaaaaaaaaaaaaaaaaacccaaacaactagAATTTCCTTAAAATGGCAGTCTGGCACCTACACTAATACCTCCCCTTGGAGGAATATTTTGTTCCTACAGAAAAGTGAGGGAGCATTTGTACACTTCCACATAGGGAAAGGAGATAGAGTCCACCACAGCCATGAATTTATTCTGCCTGCATCAGCCAGAAACTTTAATAAATAGACTTTAGAgccacatttttcttcttttatttgaCTGAGTGAAATCACACACTGCTCCCGAGTCGTGCCACTGTTCATCGATTTACACTTTTTGCTACAAGTTAATTAAGGCCTTCAGGCACTGTTACTTATTCAGTCCTGGTGATGTTCGAGGCTGCCTTGGGGATGCTGGCTATCTGTATCCCATCAAAACTGCTTGTCCATCGTGTTAAGGAAAGAAGAAGGCATCTTCTTCTAGAGGCTGGCTCCCAAGGGGTGTTTCCTCTggattttccccccttttctgcagctgggaATGTCCCATGCCCAGCTCCCACATTCATAAGTGATGAAGAAATTTGAAACCCGCCCTTGCTATTCCCAGGCAGTGACCCAGCAAAGTTATGGCTCCTAGGTACCCCTCCAGCATTCTGGCAAAGCTGCCAGTCACTCTCTGCTTGGATCAAcacttttgaaaatgttttgcttttaatctCTGGCCCTCATCTTTCTTGGGAAGGAAGGCATGGTCTGTCTGTGCTGCGCTGAAAGGCCGTGGGTATTTACCCacttcccagtgccagcagtgaATGTGACACCCCGCTGCTGGCCACAAAGGACTGTTTTATTCACAAGGTGaatgcagggctgggagctgcaccctgccagcacagggaggagcagggtgaaGCCCAGGGACAGCGCGTTGCTGTGCTACCAGGGCTGCCAGTCCCATGCCAGCTTGGACCCGTGCCGGGTTCAGGCTGGTTCTGGGAGAGAACGCTGGCACAGcttcctgcagccacaggaggATGCAGGAGCTCCCAATGCACCAGAAAATTCCCAGCATCCAGACAGGAGTGTGGTGTAACAGCACCAGCACCTTAATCCTGTCTGTGGCCACAATCTGGGGTGCAGAAGGACATTTTTGTGTCATCTGCAACCACGGGGATGGAAACTTTCCTCCACTCCACTGTGGGATTCAGCCCTGCAAAGCACTGTCCTGTCATGGACCTCTTCACCAGCATCTGCTGGAGGAAACTtggggatttatttttcttgactCCTCACAACCTGCAGTGCCACTTAGTGACCGCATCACATTAATAATGACTTTAAATCTGGGAATGAACACTTGGGATTCCAGAGGACAAATTTCCATGCGCACTTGATGGCGTGTCAATGTGACTGGGGAATTGCAGTCAGAAAACGTAGAGTAGattgttaatatttttgttctgtttcaaaTTTTGGGTGATGAGATAGtcattatttttgttaataTACTTCATAATGATATTAAGAATTAGAgtaaaaaaataagtttcatCCTTGGACCCAACTGAGCTAAAAGCAGAGAGAATTCACCACCCACAccctaagaaaaaaacaaaccccaaattaattaaaaaaacctaactagtcaacaaaccaaaaaaggaaagaaaaaaaaaaaaaaaagagaaaagtttcTGATCTTAAATTTTCCACACCTGAAAGCTAAAGTTTGGCAAAACTACAGGTAACTACCCATGGGCTGTTAGGGTCAGCAGAACCCAGCAGCCTCATGCGTGTATTTAGCCCCAGAACAGATTGTTGGTGACAGTCTGATGCTCTCATGCATGTCCTGAGCCCATGCTCATCTCGATTGatgatttttctgttaaaaaccACATTGTTGAGCCACTGGTCAGCATTGCCTTGTACCTCAGCTTTTTCTTCAGTCAGTGATGCTTCTTTTCGAATGAGTACCTGCATGGGAGATGCTGTATAAGGTCGAGCTGTTGTTACTGTCAGTCATCCCACACAGGGAGACTTTGTGCCCTGCCAGAGGGATACGTGCTGCTGGGAAATCCGCTCTGTCGGTTCCTGTTGGAATTTTGGTTATTgagaattttagattttttttttttaagtcgATAGGTATTGACTTTTAAGAGAATAATGCATTTGATTTGAGGTTGTGgggaaagtttttaaaattgaatGATAGAATTAGGATTATAGGTGTGCAGTTTGAATAGAAGGATGTAATATAtcttcatatatatatataatatatatatcttctaatataaatatagaatatatatatatttctatatagtAGAAAACTTAAgagtttaaggttttagaatatagtaacATATACAAAgtaagatggaggttttagagTAGAggttgggtttttaaaattttcttttatgagTTGGGTAGTATTGTATAATTAATAAACATTGAATATTGtataattataatattaatTAGTATTATATAATTGTACAGTATTATATAATTGTAGTATGTAATTACATAAAAAATCTAAGCTGCTAGAAAATAAacttattaaattaaaaaaagaaattatgagtTGGGTAGTATTGTATAATTACAGTATTAATTATAGTATTCTATTATTGTATAATATGATATAATTATAGTATAGAATTAGATAAAATAATCTAAGCAGCTAGAAAATACgattattaaattttaaaaaaatgttatgaGTTGGGTAGTATTGTATAAttagataaaaaataatattgtatAATGACAGTATTAATTATAGTACTATATCATTTTATAGTATTacataattatataatatatataagtatatataataatatatactatataatataaatattacagTAATATAAGTATATAATTAGACAAAAAAATCTAAGCCGCTAGAAAATAGGATAATtaacttttttccattttttaatttaatttaatttaatttaatttaatgagTTGTGTATTAATTATAGTATTATATTATtgtatattattatataatatatataagtatatataggtatatataataatatatactatacaatataaatattgcagtaatataaatatataattagaagaaaaatctaAGCCACTAGAAAATAagattattaaatttttttacatttttttttatgagtTGGGTAGTATTGTATAATTAGATAAAAACTTAATATTGTATAATGACAGTATTAATTATACTACTATATTATTGTATagtattatataatatataagtatatataataatatatactatataatataaatattacagTAATATAAGTATACAATTAGATAAAATACTAAGCCGCTAGAAAATGAGATGATTAACTTTtgtccattttttattttattttattttattttattttattttattttattttattttattttattttattttattttatcagttGGGTAGTACTGTATAATTACAGTATTAATTATAGTACTATATTATTGTATAGtattatataatatacataagaatatatgtatatataagtatatataacAATACATactatataatataaatattacactaatataaatatataattagaTGAAAAATCTAAGCTGCTAGCAAATAAGattattaaattttttgaatttttttatgaGTTGGGTAGTATTGTATATTTACAGTATTAATTATGGTATTATATTATTGTATagtattatattatatataagtatataataATAGATactatataatataaatattgcAGTGATATAAGTATATAATTACTGTAATTAGATGAAAAATCCAAGCCGCTAGAAAACAAGACCATTAActtgtttcccttttttattcttttcccccccgttgggcagagcgGTCGGGCTCGGAGTCGCAGGGCAAGGGCAGCCTGTCGGAGGAGGAGCTCATGGGCGCCATCGCGGAGGCCGAGCGCTTCTCCTTCGAGCCCGCGGaggcgccgcgcccgccgcccgctccgGCCGAGCCGCGGGCCAGGCCCGGCCGCCCTCACGCCGCCGAGCACGAAGGCAGCAGCGCCGAGTCCGGCGACTCGGAGATCGAGCTGGTCTCGGAGGACCCCCTGGCTGCCGAGGAGGTGCTGCACTCCAACTACGCGACCTTCGGCCACATCGGCGGGCCGCCTCCGTCGCCCGCCTCCCCCTCCATCCAGTACAGCATCCTGCGGGAGGAGCGGGAGGCGGAGCTGGACAGCGAGCTCATCATCGAGTCCTGCGATGCCTCCTCGGCCTCCGAGGAGAGCCCCAAGAGGGAGCAGGACTCCCCCCTGATGAAGCCCAAGGTCATGGACATCATCAAGGAGGAGAACAACTCGCGCACTGACGCCTCAGACTACGAGGCCAGTAAAATGGCAGAGAGCAGGATGAACAGGGAAAACCTGGCCGAGTCCTCGTCCTACCTGAAAAGCTCCTTTGTTGCGCCAAAAATAAGCGCTGAGCCCCCGACCTCTGCCGTCAGCACCGAGGAGCTGAAGGAAAGAGTACAACTGAAGAAACCCATTGAAGAAACTGTTGTTAACCAAAGTAAAGTGTCTTCCAAGGACTTTGGCAAAAAAAGTCCGTTGGCTTCGTTGCTACTGCCGTTTTTAAATAAGCAGAAAGGTAAATGCAGATGTCATGTTGGTTTTTGCAGCGCTGctgaggagggggagggagaagCGCCTGGTCCTGGCAGGGCAGAGGTGTGAAGTAtggagcagagggagatgctggCACAGGATATCCTCAAGTGGAAGCTGGGCACGCCTGTGACAATCCACACTCCATCACTGACCTGCCCATCCTCTTAGGGAACAAATAAATACCAGCAGCAAGAATTTTTAGGTTTAGTCACAGCTATAGGATGGTGCAACCGCAGAACCATATGGCTGATTTGTACATCAGGTATCAGGAggacaaagaggaagaaatgacCATCCTGCCTTTTAAATACTGCTTGCTTTGTCCCAGAGGAGGGGTGCAATCAGGGATGTTGTCCTGCACCTCTCAGAAGTTTAAGGATAAAGATTTTGAGGATGcatttatcaaaaaaaaagagacttggaggaggagaggagttGGGTTTGGTGAGTCCGGGTGTTTCTGGAAGTGTTctaggccaggttggatggggctttgagcaacctggtctgctggaaggtgtccctgtctgtggACGTGGGGTTGGAACTGTACAATATCTAAcgtcacttccaacccaaaccattcgGTGCATCTGTGATACCGAAGCTGGTGCAGTTTAAACAAATCTTTCTCATGGTGGCTGACACCCTCCATCCTTAATAATGAGGATGCTTGCAGTGCAGGGAAGTGGGTggctcatcccagccctgcagggcttaGGGGACACCCTGTGTGCTCCTCTGAGGTCCCCCTCCTGAATCCAGTGGTGTGAGGGGGAAGGGTAGGACACTTCTAGGCAAGCTTGACTCCCCAAAGGATCCCTTCAAAGCCAGCACAGAACCAGCCAGGTCCGGAAACTGTGGTCTAACAGGACCCATCAAACCCTTAGAGAGAGCTCCATGTTTTAGTCTGGACTGAACTCTGAGCACCACGGGGcatgctggcactgccagggtcCCTATAGCCTGTAAGGAGCTTGGGTCACaaactgcacaaaaaaaaaaaatattatttgcaaGATGCCAGGTTTAAGTAGCACTTTGTGTGCCCTGGCTTTGTAGGCTGGTGTGGGAAGGAGGGACACTGGGAGTGTCCCAcatctgccctgctctgccacccCCATGGCTAGGCTGGAGGGCAGTGACTGCTCTTGTCAGATGTGTTGTTTTTGGAACTcaaagagctgctgcttccttgcAAACAGATTGGAGGAGGGGAAGAAACCCCCCAGACCCTGCTTAAAGAGCATCTTTTTCCTCTGTCCACGTTTGTGCAGGCGTGTCCCACATGACGACCCAGAGATGTGGCAGTGTGTGTAAGTGACACACTTAAAACCCTTTCAGGTCTCATCAGGAGACAGCCTGAACTTGCAGGATGTGCTGAGGGCTGCAAGATCTGCAGCACAAACAAAATATGTTAATACTGATTCTTGAGTGGTAATGCACTAATGACATTAATAGTCTGAATGAGAAACGTGATTGTTGCTTGTAAATGTGTTTTCCTGGCAGACTCTCAGAGCTCCCAGTGTCATGCTGTGCATCTCATCTCCCTCACAAATAGTCTCAGCTCAaatcatttttttcccacttacCAATTTCCTATTTTTAAGGACAGACAAGCTTCTGTCCAAATCCTACAAGTTGTAGGGCTGATTAAATTTAAACACTACTCCTTCAGTCTAGTGTTGGGTCTCTGCAATCCCAGTGTATGCATGTGTGTTGCTCTGGACAGAACATGAATTTGTTCTTGGATTTGGGAAAGGAGTTGGGGACTATCATGTGGACAGCTAGTGTTCAATTTTGAGATTTCAGGATCTGTACAATTTTTAGTACCCCTCAATCATAATAAGACTTTTTTGGGCTAAGTTTCATGACTTAATTTCTGTCATTGCCTAAAGTGATGCTAACATAGTTTTCTCATAGGGTGGTCAGAGAAAATCCCTGTGTGCATGAGCAGACTTTGTCCCTGTGTGCATGTTCCCTATCTTTATTCCCCTAGGACAGTAGAGGCAGGCACTTTTCCTCACAAGACAGCTAATTACTGCTTGGTGGTGCAAAGAGGACTAATTCAGTATGTGCTTTTTTGCTCTCAAGACACCCTGGTGCCTacagcaaggaaaacaaaaacatagaGCCTCTTGAGAGTATTGTTGGTAAAACTTGTGCACCTTTTTAAAGGCTGATTTCTAGATATGGAAAGATGGGTTCAACTATGTacttattaaaaatagaaatcagaAAAGCCTTGATCATTTCCTATTACTTACTTATTACACAAGATCAAATGAAGCTGTTCAACACACCTGGCTGTGTTTTTGAAACCCCACTGCAGATCTTTCTGTGGCCCTTGGCCAGCTCATAGCCAGGTATATGGAATTTAAAACCAGTCACCCATCAGTTTCAATGTAAGCCTTAACTATTTCAGCGTGGTACTGTAATCCCACCAGGTGATTTTTCACCCCTCTCCATGGCATTAATGTATTTTGCATTGCTCATCAGAAGAGTTTGCTCTGAGCTGGCGAGACAAAAATTGATTTTGAGTGCAGGAAAGGCATAGGCTGTGCAAAGGAAAAGCCCAGCCTTCAACCTGCCCCCAGGAACAGCCTTGCTGgttgtgctgctgccagcctgtggCTCTGGAGCTCTCTGTGTGCCTGCTGGGCGTGCTGATACCATGGCCATGGCCCTGAATAACGAGGTGGAGCACAGCAAGGGCGTGTGTGGTTTGCACACTGATCTCTGCCGAACGTCTGTTGCCATCCAGTGGCAATAACAAAAACGGGCAGTGACTTCCCAGCTCCATTtcactgcagcaggcaggattCAATGGAGTTGATCaccaagcagcctctcctgcttTTCCACATGGTTGGAATATGATGGCTTTGCTCGACACACCCCGGGCTTGGCTTTGGCTGGAGTTGTGCAGTTGTTACCTGTGTTAGTGCTGCCAactcctcctgcacagcacacagaggcaggaaaagctgcagccaaACAGCCCTCACATCACTCCTGCCATCTCCTCCCACGGGTGGGCACAGCCCTTACACAACAGGGCTTGGAGCGTATctggctgtggcactgcaggaagggaggctgCCAGCtcaatttcttcttcctttttattatatatatattttttttaaaattattatgtGCTGGACTTGCACATGACTTGGGCATACAGGGAATTTCAGAAAAGAGCTGCTGTCCTGGAAACATGAATCCTTTGGCCCATGGTGTTTTGCAAGAAGCCTGGGTCAAGGCAAGCTGAGAAGGAGCATTTTGGCTGAGCCTTTTCCTGTCTTCTCCTGTGGTGCCTTTTGGCCACTCTCTGCCTGGCTTACCTTGTGCTGGTGTCCCACAGCTTGAGGACCTGGTCCTGGGAGGAGATCTCCCTTATGCTGGAGGATCATGtctctccccagcccctccttctGTGACAGTATTAGAAGGATCTTTCTTCTTGATCCATTTAATGAAATATGCAGCAGCTTGTTACCTCTCAGATCAGATGCCTGATCTCGGgatagaaaaaagaaagggatgTGGACATTCAAAGTAatggttattttaattttgttcttgcTTTATGGCAGAATTTCActtaagaaaatgaaagccCAGACCTGGGGCTGTGAGCTGTCACTCACAGGTTGGGTGACACAATGGGCAGGACCCAGGCTTCAGGCAGGATCCTGCTGGACACACagtcaaataaaattaatcattTCAAGTGCTTTATTCTGCAGCACAGTTCTGTGCCAACCTGACACAAAGCATCTTGATTTTGATGCCTTATGAAAGGTTTTCACAGCACTGCGCCAGACATTCCCCTACAAATGTGTGTCCTTACCACACACCCTTGGTGGCTGCTGTGGCTCTAAGCACCCATGAGGGACACCAAAGTCCAGGGCCACCCATCACTGTGGGGTATCCTGGTGTCTCTTAGGGAGTGTCACAAGCTGCAGTCAGGATCACCTCTGGGTTTGGAGTGACACTGGCAAATGCCCTGGGTTGAAGAAGGtgttttccctccttcccagtgcCTCTCGTGCTGTCCCAGAGTGGACAAACACTAGGCAGTGTGGGCTTTTCCCCCATTTGGTGTCACAGACAAACTGATTTACAGAGTTTCTCAAGGAAATGGTTTTCCAGCAGAGATGTGGGAAAGACCTGAATTTGTTGGGAATGCTTTTTTGTTCAGCTAAACATCGTCTGCATTGAGTTAGCACATCCCTGCTGTTGGAGGAGCTGCTAGTGAGGCATTTTTCCATGGGAAGGGGATGTTTGGTTGGGTGCTTTAGCAATCTGAGGCTTGTTTCTCATCTGCATGCTCTCACAGGCTGGCTCTGCAATCAGCAGCAAGCCAGGCCAAGGCTTAAGCATACGGTAATGTTAGTTTAATATTTTAGTGCCATCTGCTGTACGTGCCTCCACACTCTGGCCCATCTGTTTTCTGTGCTTCAGTTTGCTTTTGATGGGGCTCTTGGTAGCTTTGCATCCTTTGGAAAGCCCCTGCTTGGAAAAGGTGTAGGGGAGTGGGATGTCCTGCCTGAGGGTGGAGTGTCCACACCTTGTGATGCTGTAGGAGGAGCGGGATAAAAACCTGTCCAGAGAAGTAAACGTGTGAACCTAGTCCTGCTCTTGCCATGAAATCTTGGAGTAGCTCGGTGAACCTCTGTGGTTCCTCCCACAAGGAGCCATtcaggtgggaagggacctgtGGAGGCAGCTGGTCCAACCCCTTGCTCTCAGAGCAGTTTAGTCAGGTGGCTCAGGGTGTCCTCTGTCCATCCTCTGAGGTGAGGCAGAGCTTTGGGGAGCTGAGAGTTGGAGCCTGCGAGGCTGGGGCAGTTCTGTGCTGACCCTCGGCGCCGCTGCCTGCGGGCAGAGCAGGGTACAGGAGAGGTGCCACTCAGCTCAGACAGAGagggctggcagaggaggaGCTCCACAAGGTCCCAAGAGCCCATCTCCTGGCCCACAGCCACGATTCCTGGTAGAACGCTCCTGACAGATGCTTGTGACTCATTTGGAAAGGCCTCTGTTGGCAGATCCGCTGCTAGTTCCAGGTGTCGCTCAAAAACTGTTAACAGTCCCATCCTTCTTTACTTCAGGCTAAGCAATTCtggtttcttcttcttcttcttctttttttcttttttttttttcctctgtgtttatGTTTTTGAGCTTCCTGAACTGTCTTGTTCCCTCTGTTCTTTCCTACCATCGGGCCCCAGATATCAACTCCAGCCACTATGACTGGCAGAGTTTCCCCATACCAGCACTGACTCTTCCTCTGCCtgtggaggaggaggcagaacTTCCCAGACACACATTTCTGCCCTACCTCCCAACTTCTGGCCTTTTCATGCAGTTCAGCTGCCACCTGACAGCTTGTCACCCATCAAGCTGTGATAACTTAGCCAGAGCTGAGCTAGGGAAAGCTGGAGATGTGCAGGCCATGGTGGTGGGAAGGAGCAGCGTGCACGCCAGCGGGTTTGTGCTGTCCAGAGTTTGTCCTTCACTCATTTTTCAGGAAACAAGGAGTGAGTTTGGCCCCTTCTGGCCTCAGGAGTGGTTGCAGTGTCACCTGTCACATCTGCAGAGGGGACACGGAGAGCTGGAAAATAATCAGGTGCTGATTTTGGAGTTCTTCCTGGTGTCCTGGTTTGAAGGGAGCATAGCAGGGTCTGCTAGGTGAGGAGGGGTCACTCAGAGGAGATGCCTGCACTGTGGAGAGGATCAGAACAAAGCACACAACAGGGGATTTTCTCCCTAGATAACGGTTTgcttgggcagtgccagggatcAGTGGTGATTACTGCAATAATCCCTCTCACAGTGAACACCATGTACATACCAGGGCATGACCTTTTTATGACCTTCAGAAATGTCTCAGTAAATCTCACCCCTTCATGCCACAACCTGTGTTATCCATAGCCTGAGTATTTGGCCTGCTTCACCTCCAGCATCTCTTTCCTTCCCTGATCTTTGTCTCTGTTGGTGAAAATTACTCCCTGTCTATTAGCTAAGGTCAAACTTTTAATGCATGTGTGTCAAAGCATCTTAAACACAGTGACTGGATGCTCAGAGGGGCTTTTAAAATTGGGTATAGCTCTAAAGTGGGAGGATCACATGTCTTCTCCTGGGACTGCTGTCTACTCCACTGCCTGTGAGTGTTAAGTACTGAGCTATAAAAAATTACAGGCTTTATCCTTCCATTTTTATATATCTTCCCTTCCAGAGCAAGGGACAGCCTCTGAAGAGCTGTCATCAGTTGCAGCACTCAGACAGAACAGTACCTTTCTGACAGATACGACACAAgataaatttttataaaatcctCCTGCCAGGTCAAGATTACAGAGTGACcagtagaaaaacaaacaaaccagccCCAGAAAGGGATTTGTTTAACTGCATGCAGGGAGCTGATGGTTGTGTCAAAGG comes from the Taeniopygia guttata chromosome 5, bTaeGut7.mat, whole genome shotgun sequence genome and includes:
- the RTN1 gene encoding reticulon-1 isoform 1 (isoform 1 is encoded by transcript variant 1; The RefSeq protein has 3 substitutions compared to this genomic sequence), giving the protein MAAPPDPQDLLLAGTGLHWARDGDGAEQREQPGFGSAREHPPVSMATASPGVTGSSHLFDYGSTANGGDNSFYTSLISDVHYTTPRDSTYFTGIYQQENTPIPCSGSTEGFNALGHPVQDVTGFESRGLFSSDSGIEMTPAESTEVDKTLADPMKVEAYKYMDMSRSEEIKYQETHDSDSEDESPGLSDKYRGTPAGSSHAAEPPRTPSESTKAAKEQDLLEDRKSGGQHSPSVATTPVKITLTETESTKEAASREPSPTQPDTGLKPSHEVVPTVTVSEPEDDSPGSVTPPSSGTERSGSESQGKGSLSEEELMGAIAEAERFSFEPAEPPRPPPAPAEPRARPARPHAAEHEGSSAESGDSEIELVSEDPLAAEEVLHSNYATFGHIGGPPPSPASPSIQYSILREEREAELDSELIIESCDASSASEESPKREQDSPLMKPKVMDIIKEENNSRTDASDYEASKLAESRMNRENLAESSSYLKSSFVAPKISAEPPTSAVSTEELKERVQLKKPIEETVVNQSKVSSKDFGKKSPLASLLLPFLNKQKAIDLLYWRDIKQTGIVFGSLLLLLFSLTQFSVVSVVAYLALAGLSATISFRIYKSVLQAVQKTDEGHPFKAYLEMEMNLSQDQIQKYTDCLQLYVNSTVKELRRLFLVQDLVDSLKFAVLMWLLTYVGALFNGLTLLIMAVVSMFTLPVVYDKYQAQIDQYLGLVRTHINTVVAKIQAKIPGAKRKAE